One Bacteroidota bacterium genomic window carries:
- a CDS encoding ferritin, whose product MLKPKIESILNSQIGKELYSSLLYLSMASWAEHTGYAGIAKWLYAQAEEEKLHMLKFVNYINDRGGHAIIPAVEQPPVKHGTVKEMFESVLEHENKVTEWINDIVAATIEQKDFTTQNWVQWFVTEQIEEEASVKEILDKLHMLNGENMYMFDRDILSMRTQSATPAK is encoded by the coding sequence ATGCTGAAACCTAAAATTGAATCTATACTTAATTCGCAAATTGGAAAAGAGTTGTACTCTTCACTTCTTTATTTGTCAATGGCCTCATGGGCTGAGCATACGGGTTATGCCGGAATTGCTAAATGGCTCTATGCACAGGCCGAGGAAGAAAAATTACACATGCTCAAATTTGTCAATTACATCAACGATCGTGGAGGGCATGCCATTATTCCTGCGGTGGAGCAGCCACCCGTAAAACACGGTACGGTTAAAGAAATGTTCGAGTCTGTGTTGGAGCATGAGAACAAAGTCACAGAGTGGATTAACGACATTGTTGCAGCAACTATCGAACAGAAAGATTTTACTACTCAAAACTGGGTGCAATGGTTTGTAACCGAACAAATCGAGGAAGAAGCCAGTGTAAAGGAAATACTTGACAAACTGCATATGCTCAACGGCGAGAATATGTATATGTTCGACCGCGATATTCTTAGTATGCGCACTCAAAGTGCCACTCCGGCTAAATAA
- a CDS encoding NADP-dependent isocitrate dehydrogenase has protein sequence MPTIRPVIHYTKTDEAPALATYSLLPIVKTFATQAEIEVVLSDISLAGRILAAFPEYLKENQRVEDALSFLGDLTRQAGANIIKLPNISASMPQLKSAIRELQEHGFMVPEYPDKSSGEVEKSIKERYDAIKGSAVNPVLREGNSDRRAPRSVKEFARKHPHSMGAWSKDSHTHVASMDKGDFYGSEKSFIAEKEGNMRVNFVVADGSIKVLKENLTLQEGEVIDASVMSVRELISFFEKQITDAKEKNVLFSVHLKATMMKVSDPIIFGHVVKVFYKEIFDKHSTTFSQLGIDAKNGLAEVYQKIQTLDQPVRSAIESDIMALYELKPALAMVNSDKGITNLHVPSDVIIDASMPAAIRTSGQMWGPDGKPQDMKAVIPDRCYSGVYKEVIEFCKNNGAFDPRTMGSVSNVGLMAQKAEEYGSHDKTFEMSGAGKVQVIDEDGTILIEHEVEKGDIWRMCSTKDAAVKDWVKLAVARARDTGLPTIFWLDNKRAHDANIIRKVNQYLSDFNTQGLDIHIMSPEEATRYTLKAILEGKDVISVTGNVLRDYLTDLFPILELGTSAKMLSIVPLMNGGGLFETGAGGSAPKHVQQFLQEGHLRWDSLGEFLALAVSFEHLGKTTGNKKALILSETLDRATASLLNAGKSPSRKVHEIDNRGSHFYLALYWATELAAQDSDLHLKSAFAPLAQKLAADEAKIINELNTAQGKSVDIGGYYQPDETLANQHMRPSETFNRILNPMI, from the coding sequence ATGCCCACTATCCGTCCAGTAATCCATTACACAAAAACAGACGAAGCGCCGGCTCTGGCTACTTATTCACTTTTACCTATTGTGAAAACCTTTGCAACTCAAGCTGAGATCGAAGTAGTGTTAAGCGATATTTCATTAGCCGGTCGCATTTTAGCTGCATTTCCTGAATACCTAAAAGAAAACCAGCGCGTTGAAGATGCACTTTCTTTCCTCGGAGATTTAACCAGGCAAGCCGGAGCTAACATTATTAAACTGCCCAATATAAGTGCTTCGATGCCGCAGCTGAAATCAGCTATCAGGGAGTTGCAAGAACATGGTTTTATGGTTCCGGAATATCCCGATAAGTCTTCCGGCGAAGTTGAAAAAAGCATCAAAGAGCGTTACGATGCCATTAAGGGAAGTGCAGTGAATCCGGTATTACGCGAAGGAAATTCCGACCGAAGGGCGCCGCGCTCGGTAAAGGAATTTGCACGAAAACATCCGCATTCAATGGGTGCATGGAGCAAAGATTCGCATACCCATGTGGCCAGCATGGATAAAGGAGATTTTTATGGCAGTGAAAAATCATTTATTGCCGAAAAAGAAGGAAACATGCGTGTTAACTTTGTGGTGGCCGATGGTTCAATTAAAGTACTGAAAGAAAATTTGACTTTGCAGGAAGGAGAGGTAATTGATGCTTCTGTCATGTCGGTACGTGAATTGATAAGTTTTTTTGAAAAGCAAATTACTGATGCCAAAGAAAAGAATGTACTCTTTTCAGTTCATCTAAAAGCTACCATGATGAAGGTTTCTGATCCTATCATTTTTGGACATGTGGTAAAGGTATTTTATAAAGAGATTTTTGATAAACACAGTACTACATTTTCTCAGTTGGGAATAGATGCAAAAAATGGTCTGGCAGAGGTTTACCAAAAAATTCAAACACTCGATCAGCCAGTGAGGAGTGCGATTGAGTCTGATATTATGGCTTTGTACGAGCTAAAACCAGCCTTGGCCATGGTGAATTCCGACAAGGGCATTACCAACCTGCATGTGCCCAGCGATGTTATTATCGATGCGTCTATGCCTGCTGCCATTCGCACTTCCGGACAAATGTGGGGTCCTGATGGAAAACCCCAGGATATGAAGGCAGTGATACCGGATCGTTGCTATTCGGGAGTTTACAAAGAGGTAATCGAATTTTGTAAAAACAATGGTGCCTTCGATCCTCGCACCATGGGCAGTGTTTCCAATGTAGGCCTTATGGCTCAGAAAGCGGAGGAATATGGTTCGCATGACAAAACATTTGAAATGTCCGGAGCCGGGAAAGTGCAGGTAATAGACGAAGATGGAACCATACTTATTGAACACGAAGTGGAAAAAGGCGATATCTGGCGCATGTGCAGCACAAAAGATGCTGCCGTAAAGGACTGGGTAAAACTTGCGGTGGCGCGTGCACGCGATACAGGCCTGCCAACCATCTTTTGGCTGGACAACAAAAGGGCGCACGATGCCAATATCATCCGGAAAGTAAACCAATACTTGAGCGATTTTAACACCCAGGGATTGGACATACACATAATGTCGCCTGAAGAAGCTACACGCTATACGCTCAAAGCCATTCTGGAAGGGAAAGATGTAATTTCGGTAACCGGAAATGTACTGCGCGATTACCTCACTGATCTTTTCCCCATACTCGAACTCGGAACCAGTGCGAAAATGTTATCCATTGTACCCTTAATGAATGGAGGTGGATTGTTTGAAACAGGGGCTGGTGGTTCGGCTCCCAAACATGTGCAACAATTCTTGCAGGAGGGCCATTTGCGTTGGGATTCTCTGGGAGAGTTTCTGGCGCTGGCTGTTTCCTTTGAACATCTAGGCAAAACAACAGGAAATAAAAAGGCGCTCATTCTTTCCGAAACCCTCGACAGGGCAACTGCTTCTTTACTTAACGCAGGCAAAAGTCCTTCGAGAAAAGTGCATGAAATAGACAACAGGGGTAGTCACTTCTACCTTGCCCTTTATTGGGCCACCGAATTGGCTGCCCAGGATTCGGATTTACATTTAAAAAGTGCCTTTGCACCTCTTGCCCAGAAATTGGCTGCTGATGAGGCTAAAATTATTAACGAATTAAATACTGCCCAAGGCAAATCAGTGGATATAGGAGGATATTATCAACCCGATGAAACTCTTGCGAACCAACATATGCGGCCCAGCGAAACCTTCAACCGGATTTTAAACCCGATGATTTAA
- a CDS encoding DNA polymerase III subunit gamma/tau encodes MSDFIVSARKYRPTTFASVVGQRSITSTLKNAISKGHLAQAYLFCGPRGVGKTTCARILAKTINCQNLTPEAEPCNQCESCLSFNENRSYNIHELDAASNNSVDDIRSLIEKVRIPPQISRYSVYIIDEVHMLSQSAFNAFLKTLEEPPKHAIFILATTEKHKILPTILSRCQIYDFNRIQIKDTVDFLSAIAQKEKIEYELEAFNIIAQKSDGAMRDALSVFDQVVSFSNGKVTYQGVIDNLNILDYEYYFTLTDAFLAGDVSKSLVVFDEILRNGFDSHNFINGLSSHLRDLLVCKAETTVQLLEVGDSIREKYLAQAARCDQAFLFDVLEYCSDADINYKASKNQRLHIELCLVRICNRGSEKKK; translated from the coding sequence ATGTCCGATTTTATTGTTTCCGCGCGTAAATACCGTCCTACTACCTTTGCATCGGTGGTAGGTCAGCGGAGCATTACTTCTACCCTGAAGAATGCTATTAGCAAGGGACACCTGGCTCAGGCTTATTTATTTTGCGGTCCGCGTGGAGTAGGAAAGACTACCTGCGCCCGCATTCTTGCAAAAACCATCAATTGTCAGAATCTTACGCCAGAAGCCGAACCTTGTAACCAGTGCGAATCGTGCCTTAGTTTTAACGAAAACCGTTCTTACAATATCCATGAGCTCGATGCCGCTTCGAATAACTCAGTCGACGATATAAGGAGCCTGATCGAGAAAGTTAGAATACCGCCGCAGATAAGCCGTTATAGTGTTTACATCATCGACGAGGTTCATATGTTGTCGCAGTCGGCATTCAATGCTTTTCTGAAAACACTCGAAGAGCCTCCTAAGCATGCGATATTTATTTTAGCTACTACCGAAAAACATAAAATTCTTCCTACAATTCTGTCGCGATGCCAGATTTACGATTTCAATCGAATTCAGATAAAGGATACGGTCGATTTTTTGTCGGCTATTGCACAAAAAGAAAAGATCGAATACGAGCTGGAAGCGTTTAATATTATTGCGCAAAAATCGGATGGCGCCATGCGCGATGCCTTATCGGTGTTCGACCAGGTAGTCAGTTTTTCAAACGGTAAAGTAACCTACCAGGGCGTTATTGATAACCTGAATATTCTCGATTATGAGTATTATTTTACGTTAACCGATGCTTTTTTAGCAGGTGATGTATCAAAAAGTCTCGTAGTATTTGACGAGATTTTGCGTAATGGTTTCGATTCACATAATTTCATTAATGGATTGAGTAGTCATTTGCGCGATCTTCTGGTTTGCAAAGCCGAAACTACGGTGCAACTGCTCGAGGTAGGCGATTCGATAAGGGAAAAATACCTTGCCCAGGCAGCCCGATGCGATCAGGCCTTCTTGTTTGATGTGCTGGAATATTGTTCCGATGCCGACATCAATTACAAGGCCAGTAAAAATCAACGGCTTCACATTGAACTTTGCCTGGTTCGGATCTGCAACCGGGGCAGCGAAAAAAAAAAATAA
- a CDS encoding 30S ribosomal protein S6 yields MTNRYETVFIATPVLSEAQMKEAVDKFKKLITDHSGEIVHEENWGLRKLAYPIQKKSTGFYYLLEFAAPGEFIATLETEYRRDERIIRFLTFKMEKYSVQYAEKKRAKNQQKVEA; encoded by the coding sequence ATGACGAACCGATACGAAACCGTTTTCATTGCAACTCCCGTTTTGTCTGAGGCACAGATGAAGGAAGCGGTTGACAAGTTCAAGAAACTGATCACCGACCATAGCGGTGAAATAGTTCACGAAGAGAATTGGGGACTGCGTAAGCTTGCCTACCCCATTCAAAAAAAATCAACTGGCTTCTACTACCTCTTAGAGTTTGCTGCTCCGGGCGAATTTATTGCTACCCTCGAAACAGAATACCGTCGCGACGAAAGAATCATCAGATTTCTGACATTCAAAATGGAAAAATATTCTGTTCAATATGCTGAGAAAAAACGTGCTAAAAACCAACAAAAAGTAGAGGCTTAA
- a CDS encoding 30S ribosomal protein S18 has product MSATNNGQGEIRYLTPPTIENKKKKFCRFKKNRIKYVDYKDAEFLKRFLNEQGKILPRRITGTSLKFQRKVATAVKRARHLALLPYVTDLMK; this is encoded by the coding sequence ATGAGTGCAACAAATAACGGACAAGGAGAGATCAGGTATCTTACTCCTCCCACCATCGAAAATAAAAAGAAAAAGTTTTGCCGTTTTAAGAAAAACCGCATCAAATATGTCGATTACAAGGATGCAGAATTCCTTAAACGCTTTCTGAACGAGCAGGGGAAAATTCTTCCCCGTCGTATTACCGGTACTTCGCTTAAATTTCAACGCAAAGTGGCTACTGCCGTAAAACGTGCCCGTCACCTGGCCTTATTGCCCTATGTAACCGATTTAATGAAATAA
- a CDS encoding 50S ribosomal protein L9 — translation MEIILKQDMGNLGYKDDIVTVKDGYARNYLIPKGFAVNATESAKKQHTEILKQRSHKEQKVREEALELAKKLEGVSLTLGAKTSSKGKIFGSVNTIQIAESLSEKGFDIDRRHISIKEELIKEVGSYTATIRLHKEVKVEIAFEIVAE, via the coding sequence ATGGAAATTATATTAAAACAAGATATGGGCAACCTGGGTTACAAAGACGATATTGTAACAGTGAAAGATGGTTATGCCCGCAATTACCTGATTCCAAAAGGTTTTGCAGTGAATGCTACTGAATCAGCAAAGAAACAGCACACCGAAATTTTAAAGCAACGCTCGCACAAAGAACAAAAAGTGCGTGAAGAAGCACTTGAGCTGGCGAAAAAACTTGAAGGAGTAAGCCTTACACTTGGTGCAAAAACCAGCTCAAAAGGTAAAATTTTTGGCTCGGTCAATACCATTCAAATTGCTGAATCGCTCAGCGAAAAAGGATTCGACATCGATCGCAGACACATCAGTATCAAAGAAGAGCTTATAAAAGAAGTTGGAAGCTATACCGCTACCATTCGCTTGCACAAAGAAGTGAAGGTGGAAATTGCTTTCGAAATTGTTGCTGAATAA
- a CDS encoding RidA family protein: protein MKKIVSTTEAPSAIGPYSQAVEINGMVFLSGQIPIDPKTGEIVPGGIQPQTEQVLKNIGAVLKAAGLDYSDVVKTTCFLKDMNDFAAMNQVYARFFVENQPARAAVEVARLPKDVQIEIELIGVKGAGN from the coding sequence ATGAAGAAAATTGTATCTACTACCGAAGCTCCTTCTGCCATTGGTCCTTATAGCCAGGCTGTGGAGATAAATGGAATGGTGTTTCTCAGTGGCCAAATTCCGATTGACCCCAAAACAGGTGAAATTGTACCGGGAGGTATTCAGCCGCAAACCGAACAGGTGCTTAAAAACATTGGTGCCGTACTTAAGGCTGCAGGTCTTGATTATTCAGATGTGGTGAAGACAACTTGTTTTCTGAAGGATATGAATGATTTTGCAGCCATGAACCAGGTATATGCCAGGTTTTTTGTCGAAAACCAGCCAGCGAGGGCTGCGGTGGAAGTGGCCCGTCTGCCAAAGGATGTACAAATCGAAATTGAGCTAATTGGAGTAAAAGGGGCAGGGAATTAA
- a CDS encoding LPS-assembly protein LptD, giving the protein MSRATTQKYLHKKKFILLVLLPLFVINRPAKIVLKLLSRPATLVSILTLLVISFHSSYAQVGAGRFDRTNPKSSQYDTISQSDSIAPVQKKAKKQVIEEPVFYSANDSMSILVKRQNVLLWGEGEIKYQDIELTSEFIVSDLSSQEINAVGGIDTAGVYFGKPKFKKGKEEFDADSIYYNIKTGKGIIYNVKSKQDEGYLHSDLTKRDNQGHIHMKGGKYTTCDLDHPHFYMELTKAIAIPNDKIISGPAYLVLEDVPIPLLGLPFGFFPSSSKRAAGIIIPRYGEEQNRGFYLQNGGWYQPMGQYLDMQLLGDIYSKGSYALKWGSSYKVRYRFNGTMKIDYNVNKDNSNNSFEESQDFRWVWNHRQDPKANPTQSFSANVNFSSSGFDKNNSYNYNDVVTTQKSSSISYTKSFPGTPLNLSVSANARQNTADSTLVMDLPIASFNATTIYLFRQKSGTGKLKWYENVGFSYRSEFKNIIDIRDTMLFESQTWDELNYGFKHDIPFVLNLKTDKVKMLTVSPGLSYSGAMNSWYTKKRTEMVGDEQVVVTDTIREVTYAHAVNPSISVGLTPKITGMFTNTRSDSRLVAVRHVMQPRASFSYVPDMSSINPNYFDTVYYTSNGELQYETYSYYEDNLYKSPSFAKESGSLSLGLSNNLEMKLKPKNDTAQTKEMEKVTLLRNLNLTTSYNPFADEFKWSAISLNGGTSLFKDILSLNLTARFDPYDYILDTAKGNNSYKRVDEFYYNNGKGLARFVSMNLTTSFRLRSKQGKSAQASEPGEESADLNPYQDPFSNDYDNIPGSIAGSYVDFNIPWSLNVNHTYSIARTYTKQDQKITNTVNLSGDFSLTQKWKIGFNTGYDFEEKEMTLTNFNINRDLHCWMMQFSMVPFGTRRNYNFTINAKASILRDLKWDKRQNWYDNF; this is encoded by the coding sequence ATGTCTCGCGCGACCACTCAAAAATATCTGCATAAGAAAAAGTTTATTTTATTAGTTTTGTTGCCGTTGTTTGTAATCAATCGTCCTGCAAAAATAGTACTAAAATTGTTATCACGTCCAGCTACCCTTGTTTCGATATTAACACTGCTTGTCATAAGCTTTCATAGCAGCTATGCACAAGTTGGCGCAGGGCGTTTCGATCGTACCAATCCAAAATCCTCACAATACGACACCATTTCACAATCCGATAGCATCGCTCCAGTTCAAAAAAAAGCAAAAAAGCAGGTTATCGAAGAACCTGTTTTTTATTCAGCCAACGACTCCATGAGTATTCTGGTTAAGCGACAGAATGTGCTTTTATGGGGAGAGGGAGAGATAAAATACCAGGATATTGAGCTTACTTCTGAATTTATTGTTTCTGACCTTTCGAGCCAGGAAATCAATGCAGTGGGAGGCATCGATACGGCCGGTGTGTATTTTGGTAAGCCTAAATTTAAGAAGGGCAAGGAAGAGTTCGATGCCGATTCGATTTATTACAACATTAAAACAGGCAAAGGCATTATCTACAATGTAAAATCGAAGCAGGACGAGGGTTATTTGCATAGCGACCTTACTAAACGCGACAACCAGGGACATATTCATATGAAAGGCGGCAAGTACACTACCTGCGACCTGGACCACCCCCATTTTTATATGGAACTTACCAAAGCCATTGCCATTCCCAACGATAAAATTATCAGCGGGCCAGCTTACCTGGTGCTCGAAGATGTTCCCATTCCTTTGCTAGGATTACCCTTTGGCTTTTTTCCGAGCAGCAGCAAACGTGCTGCTGGTATCATTATTCCCCGCTATGGCGAGGAGCAAAACCGCGGGTTCTATTTGCAAAATGGTGGTTGGTACCAGCCTATGGGGCAATACCTCGACATGCAGCTCCTGGGCGACATTTATTCGAAAGGTTCCTATGCCCTGAAATGGGGTTCGAGCTACAAGGTCAGATACCGCTTTAATGGCACCATGAAAATCGATTACAATGTAAACAAGGATAATAGTAACAATAGTTTTGAAGAATCACAGGATTTCAGATGGGTTTGGAACCACCGGCAGGATCCCAAAGCGAATCCCACTCAATCGTTTTCGGCCAATGTGAACTTTTCCAGTTCCGGTTTTGATAAAAACAACTCATACAACTACAACGATGTGGTGACTACCCAGAAGTCTTCGAGTATTAGTTACACCAAAAGCTTTCCGGGCACCCCGCTTAATCTTTCCGTTTCGGCCAATGCCAGGCAGAATACAGCCGATAGCACCCTGGTAATGGATTTGCCAATTGCTTCGTTCAATGCCACAACCATTTATCTCTTCCGGCAAAAATCAGGAACTGGTAAGTTAAAGTGGTACGAAAATGTGGGGTTTAGTTATCGTTCGGAGTTCAAGAATATAATTGATATTCGCGACACCATGCTTTTTGAGTCGCAAACCTGGGATGAGCTGAATTATGGTTTTAAACACGATATTCCCTTTGTTTTAAACCTTAAAACAGATAAGGTTAAAATGCTCACCGTATCGCCAGGCTTAAGCTATTCGGGTGCCATGAATAGCTGGTACACAAAAAAGCGGACCGAAATGGTAGGGGATGAACAAGTGGTAGTAACAGATACCATTCGCGAGGTTACCTACGCCCATGCCGTTAATCCATCCATCTCTGTGGGCTTAACACCCAAGATTACTGGTATGTTTACGAATACCCGCTCTGATTCACGGCTTGTTGCCGTGAGGCATGTCATGCAACCCCGGGCAAGTTTCTCTTATGTACCCGACATGTCGTCTATCAACCCGAATTATTTCGATACAGTCTATTATACCAGCAATGGAGAGCTCCAATACGAAACATACTCCTATTATGAGGATAATCTCTACAAATCGCCCAGTTTTGCCAAGGAAAGCGGGTCGTTAAGCTTAGGTTTAAGCAACAACCTCGAGATGAAACTTAAACCAAAAAACGATACCGCACAAACCAAAGAAATGGAAAAGGTGACACTTTTACGTAACCTGAATCTTACCACTTCCTATAATCCCTTTGCCGATGAGTTTAAGTGGAGTGCCATTAGCCTTAATGGAGGTACATCGCTGTTCAAAGATATTTTAAGTTTGAACCTTACTGCCCGTTTCGATCCATATGACTATATACTCGATACTGCTAAAGGAAATAATAGTTACAAACGGGTTGACGAGTTTTATTACAACAATGGCAAGGGGTTGGCTCGTTTTGTTAGTATGAATTTAACTACATCCTTTCGATTACGCTCGAAGCAAGGGAAGAGCGCGCAGGCTTCGGAACCAGGCGAGGAATCAGCTGATCTGAATCCTTATCAGGATCCGTTTAGTAACGACTATGATAATATACCGGGGTCCATTGCAGGTTCTTATGTCGATTTTAACATCCCGTGGTCGCTCAATGTCAACCACACCTATTCCATTGCGCGAACCTATACAAAGCAGGACCAGAAGATAACCAACACGGTGAACCTTTCGGGAGATTTTAGTCTTACCCAAAAATGGAAGATAGGCTTTAATACTGGCTACGATTTCGAAGAGAAGGAGATGACGCTCACGAATTTCAATATCAACCGTGACTTGCATTGCTGGATGATGCAATTCTCCATGGTTCCTTTTGGCACCAGACGAAACTATAACTTTACAATCAATGCCAAGGCCAGCATTCTGCGCGACCTGAAATGGGATAAACGACAAAATTGGTACGACAATTTTTAA
- a CDS encoding N-acetylmuramoyl-L-alanine amidase: protein MQIFLSGRARHKIIFYFLLTVPLSFPYFSIYAQIDEQHNKIRTVVIDAGHGGKDPGALGSYAKEKDVVLAIALKTGKYIEEKFPDVKVIYTRDSDVFIGLHERTQIANKANADLFISIHANSNPNTAALGAETYVMGLHKSQENLEVAKKENSAIVLEDNYKTRYEGFDPNNVESYIILSLMQNTYLDQSLNAASLIQTQFRDRANRKDRGVKQAGFLVLWETTMPSVLVEVGFLSNIEEEKYLASESGQDYLASAIFRAFRDYKEYIEGTSFTPEPLITAQTSPVEAKKTPDSLRALPDTNQYLYRPKSTLGTPESTSTEVIFKVQVLVSEKQIATNDKTFEGLASVQEIQMEKKYKYLAGGSSTYEEAMDYSKEIKKKYPDAFIVAVSNGKIIPLSQALEMVKTN, encoded by the coding sequence ATGCAGATATTTTTGAGTGGTCGCGCGAGACATAAGATTATTTTTTATTTTTTACTGACAGTGCCCCTCTCCTTCCCTTATTTTTCGATTTATGCACAGATCGACGAGCAGCATAACAAAATTCGTACCGTAGTAATTGATGCAGGTCACGGTGGTAAGGACCCCGGAGCACTAGGCAGTTATGCCAAAGAAAAAGACGTGGTACTAGCCATAGCCTTAAAAACAGGTAAATATATCGAGGAAAAGTTTCCAGATGTAAAAGTAATCTATACCCGCGACAGCGATGTTTTTATCGGTTTACACGAACGAACCCAGATTGCCAACAAGGCCAATGCCGATCTGTTTATTTCAATTCATGCCAACTCAAACCCGAACACCGCCGCCCTTGGTGCTGAAACTTATGTAATGGGCTTGCACAAATCGCAAGAAAACCTGGAAGTAGCTAAAAAAGAAAACTCGGCCATCGTACTGGAAGACAATTATAAAACCCGATATGAAGGATTCGACCCGAATAACGTTGAATCGTACATTATACTTTCCCTTATGCAAAACACCTACCTCGATCAGAGCCTCAATGCAGCCTCACTGATACAGACCCAGTTCAGGGATCGGGCAAACCGAAAAGACAGGGGTGTGAAGCAAGCTGGTTTTCTTGTTCTATGGGAAACTACCATGCCAAGCGTGCTGGTTGAAGTTGGATTTTTGAGTAACATAGAAGAAGAAAAATATTTAGCAAGCGAATCGGGGCAGGATTATTTGGCATCGGCCATATTCAGGGCTTTTCGAGACTATAAAGAATATATTGAAGGGACCAGCTTTACACCGGAACCTCTCATTACTGCGCAAACATCCCCGGTAGAAGCCAAAAAGACCCCAGATTCTTTAAGGGCATTGCCTGACACCAACCAATATTTATACCGACCTAAAAGTACCCTTGGAACACCTGAAAGCACATCGACGGAGGTAATTTTCAAGGTGCAGGTACTTGTGTCTGAAAAACAAATAGCCACAAACGATAAAACATTCGAAGGTCTTGCATCGGTCCAGGAAATTCAAATGGAAAAAAAGTACAAATACCTGGCTGGAGGAAGTTCAACCTATGAAGAAGCCATGGATTACAGCAAAGAGATAAAAAAGAAATATCCTGATGCATTTATTGTTGCGGTGAGCAACGGAAAGATTATACCTTTGTCGCAAGCACTCGAAATGGTCAAAACAAATTAA
- a CDS encoding MCE family protein — MKISREIKTGTIALAIIALAIWGYNYLKGKNLLNPTNAYYVSYENVDGIIESGYVYYRGYRVGNITNIYFDANKPNMFTLRLVMEKTLRIPIGSTVMAKSSSMIASAKDLHLVFTDTTAFHHPGDTLSPAYDPGLMGMLEPLQNSLESAMANLNITLESFNNTLNEQMQKDLQASIAALSKSLESFSNQISPNGDLGKSLAHVESVMGNLAKKNESMGAALDNIANITSAIDSANLQQTLLHLDSTLAATNAIMTKINNSEGTAGLLINDSSLYQNLAASTASLDALLTDLKEHPKRYVHFSLFGGNKKNE, encoded by the coding sequence ATGAAAATATCACGCGAAATAAAAACAGGAACCATAGCCCTGGCCATTATTGCTCTGGCAATATGGGGATATAACTATTTAAAAGGAAAAAATCTGCTCAATCCTACCAATGCTTACTATGTCTCGTACGAAAATGTTGATGGGATTATCGAATCGGGCTATGTGTATTATCGTGGCTACAGAGTAGGAAATATTACCAACATTTACTTCGATGCCAATAAACCCAATATGTTTACGCTTCGGCTTGTGATGGAGAAAACACTGCGTATTCCAATAGGGAGCACGGTGATGGCCAAATCGTCGAGTATGATTGCTTCAGCAAAAGACTTGCACTTGGTTTTTACCGATACCACTGCATTTCACCATCCAGGCGATACCCTTAGTCCTGCATATGACCCTGGTCTGATGGGAATGTTGGAACCTTTGCAGAACAGCCTCGAATCGGCTATGGCAAACCTGAACATTACCCTCGAAAGTTTTAACAATACGCTCAACGAACAAATGCAGAAAGACCTTCAGGCTTCCATTGCTGCTTTAAGCAAATCGCTCGAAAGCTTCTCGAATCAAATCTCTCCCAATGGAGACCTGGGTAAATCCCTGGCACATGTAGAGTCGGTTATGGGTAATCTGGCAAAAAAAAACGAATCGATGGGTGCTGCCCTCGACAACATTGCCAATATTACTTCGGCAATCGACAGTGCCAACCTGCAGCAAACACTTCTGCACCTCGATAGCACACTGGCAGCGACCAATGCCATTATGACGAAAATAAACAACAGCGAAGGTACAGCCGGATTATTAATAAACGACAGCAGCCTCTATCAGAATCTGGCAGCTTCGACGGCCAGCCTCGATGCATTGCTTACCGATTTAAAAGAACACCCCAAAAGGTATGTTCATTTTTCGCTTTTTGGTGGAAACAAAAAGAACGAATAA
- a CDS encoding co-chaperone GroES has translation MNLELGEQNLDKFIMVGDRVLIKPKSPLDKTQSGLFLPPGIQAKEKIQAGYVLKVGPGYPIPAINDSDEPWKEKHNEVKYLPLQLKVGDMAIFLQNSGYEFEFKKEAYIIVPHSAILMIIRDENLFE, from the coding sequence ATGAACCTCGAATTAGGCGAACAGAACCTCGATAAGTTTATTATGGTTGGTGACAGGGTGTTAATTAAGCCCAAATCGCCTCTCGATAAAACCCAGTCAGGGCTATTCCTGCCTCCAGGCATACAAGCTAAAGAAAAAATTCAAGCTGGCTATGTGCTTAAGGTAGGTCCGGGCTATCCGATTCCTGCCATTAACGATTCCGATGAACCCTGGAAAGAAAAACACAACGAGGTGAAATATTTGCCTTTGCAACTAAAGGTAGGCGACATGGCCATCTTTTTGCAAAACAGCGGATATGAATTCGAATTCAAAAAAGAAGCCTATATCATTGTGCCTCATTCGGCCATATTAATGATTATTCGCGACGAAAATCTGTTCGAATAA